The sequence CTTGCTGGACAACGCTTCAACCGACGCTACACGTCAGTATATGGAGTCCATCACAGACGAGCGGGTACGGTGCATTTACAATGAGCATGACCTTGGCATAGATGGTTCACGCAACAAAGCCTTTACATTGGCCTGTGCCCCCTATGTTGCGGCTATGGATGCGGATGACGCCGCCGCCCCCCACAGGCTGGAAGCGCAGCATGCGCTGATGGAATCGGGCCCGTCTGTTCTGGCAAGCGGCGGGGCCTATGCCGTGTATGAAACAGGCAAAATACATGCGCTGCCCGTTGAGCCGGGGGCGACCGCCTGTATGACGCTGTTCAATGCGGCCTTGGTACATCCGGCCTCCATTATGCGGAAGCACGAAGCATTGACCCTTGTGGGCGGGTATCCCCCCCACCTCACGCCTGTGGAGGATTACGCGCTATGGGCGCGGCTTCTCATGTCAGGCAAGGGGGGCCTGGCCAACCACAAGGATGTGCTTTTGCGCTACCGCACCCATCCTGAGGTGGACAGATC is a genomic window of Desulfovibrio intestinalis containing:
- a CDS encoding glycosyltransferase family 2 protein, whose translation is MSEPKISVVLSVKNGMPFLSEAVDSILGQTFTQFELLLLDNASTDATRQYMESITDERVRCIYNEHDLGIDGSRNKAFTLACAPYVAAMDADDAAAPHRLEAQHALMESGPSVLASGGAYAVYETGKIHALPVEPGATACMTLFNAALVHPASIMRKHEALTLVGGYPPHLTPVEDYALWARLLMSGKGGLANHKDVLLRYRTHPEVDRSAYHQRMSQQADKVRAELCRWFWGDEATDEKVRLHCLSSDGRAASIEDLKSIAGYLCTLPAGNARRRLLPQPQLEAQVALQWETVCQMISRALFIKALACMPVLFRGCSPSTTARLMKSTLQVARLRAENLWKMLR